The following proteins are co-located in the Vigna angularis cultivar LongXiaoDou No.4 chromosome 2, ASM1680809v1, whole genome shotgun sequence genome:
- the LOC108328299 gene encoding ranBP2-type zinc finger protein At1g67325 isoform X1, whose protein sequence is MSSTKEDNRGSFSSKRIRNDASRKDGDWTCPNCGNLNFSFRTVCNQGRCGAPRPPLTPPALITSPYRNNHPFYYGGFAIPSPSYRMPGQFGSLIPHLGMKYDYGLYATPGAPYGPLPMFPPGSFGGIDGYGYGFQSPQWAECLVADHFASRKRRGGPDGLSEGDWICPNCENVNFAFRTTCNIKHCGAARPSSNKPSSTVIPEGSWTCEKCGNLNYPFRNVCNRKDCRTDKKVSV, encoded by the exons ATGTCTTCTACAAAG GAGGATAACCGAGGTTCCTTTAGCTCAAAAAGAATTCGCAACGACG CTTCGCGAAAAGATGGAGACTGGACCTGTCCTAATTGTGGGAacttaaacttttcttttagaACTGTTTGCAATCAGGGACGTTGTGGTGCTCCAAGACCACCCCTAACTCCG CCTGCCCTAATTACAAGTCCATATAGAAACAATCATCCCTTCTACTATGGTGGATTTGCCATTCCTTCCCCATCATATAGAATGCCTGGGCAGTTTGGATCCTTGATACCACATCTTGGTATGAAGTATGATTATGGTCTGTATGCTACGCCTGGTGCACCATATGGTCCATTGCCCATGTTCCCACCTGGAAGCTTTGGAG GTATTGATGGCTATGGATATGGCTTTCAAAGTCCTCAATGGGCTGAATGTTTAGTAGCTGATCATTTTGCATCTCGAAAACGCCGAGGAG GGCCAGATGGTTTATCTGAAGGGGACTGGATTTGTCCAAATTGTGAGAATGTTAACTTTGCCTTTAGAACCACTTGCAACATCAAACATTGTGGAGCTGCCAGACCC AGCTCAAACAAACCAAGTTCAACAGTTATTCCTGAAGGTAGTTGGACTTGTGAAAAGTGCGGTAACCTCAACTATCCCTTTCGAAATGTATGCAACCGCAAAGACTGTAGAACTGATAAAAAGGTTTCTGTCTAG
- the LOC108328299 gene encoding ranBP2-type zinc finger protein At1g67325 isoform X2, with translation MSSTKEDNRGSFSSKRIRNDASRKDGDWTCPNCGNLNFSFRTVCNQGRCGAPRPPLTPPALITSPYRNNHPFYYGGFAIPSPSYRMPGQFGSLIPHLGMKYDYGLYATPGAPYGPLPMFPPGSFGGPDGLSEGDWICPNCENVNFAFRTTCNIKHCGAARPSSNKPSSTVIPEGSWTCEKCGNLNYPFRNVCNRKDCRTDKKVSV, from the exons ATGTCTTCTACAAAG GAGGATAACCGAGGTTCCTTTAGCTCAAAAAGAATTCGCAACGACG CTTCGCGAAAAGATGGAGACTGGACCTGTCCTAATTGTGGGAacttaaacttttcttttagaACTGTTTGCAATCAGGGACGTTGTGGTGCTCCAAGACCACCCCTAACTCCG CCTGCCCTAATTACAAGTCCATATAGAAACAATCATCCCTTCTACTATGGTGGATTTGCCATTCCTTCCCCATCATATAGAATGCCTGGGCAGTTTGGATCCTTGATACCACATCTTGGTATGAAGTATGATTATGGTCTGTATGCTACGCCTGGTGCACCATATGGTCCATTGCCCATGTTCCCACCTGGAAGCTTTGGAG GGCCAGATGGTTTATCTGAAGGGGACTGGATTTGTCCAAATTGTGAGAATGTTAACTTTGCCTTTAGAACCACTTGCAACATCAAACATTGTGGAGCTGCCAGACCC AGCTCAAACAAACCAAGTTCAACAGTTATTCCTGAAGGTAGTTGGACTTGTGAAAAGTGCGGTAACCTCAACTATCCCTTTCGAAATGTATGCAACCGCAAAGACTGTAGAACTGATAAAAAGGTTTCTGTCTAG